The sequence below is a genomic window from Gemmatimonadota bacterium.
CTCGTCCTTGAGGATCTCGTTGACGTTGGCGCGGGACGCCTGCACGGCCGGGATGATCCCGGCCACCAGCGTCGCCACGACCGCCAGCCCGACGACGAACGCCAGCACCTGCGGGTCCAGCCCGATCTGGATCCAGAACGGCGGGTCGGTGGGGGCGATGGCGGTGTTGAAGGCGCGGATCCCGAAGGCGGCGAGGGCCACCCCGAGCGCGGCGCCCACGAACGCCAGCACGCCCGCTTCGGCCAGGAACTGGACGATGATGCGGCGCCTGGTGGCGCCCAGGGCGGAGCGGATGCCCACCTCCTTGCTGCGCTGCGCGGCGCGGCTGATCAGCAGGTTGGCCACGTTGATGCAGGCGATGAGCAGCACCAGGAAGACGGCCAGGAGCATGGTGTAGAGCATCAGCACCGGCTCCTCACCTATGAACTCCTCGGTGTACGGCTTGATGAGCGGAACCACGCCCTCGTTGGTCTCGGGGTAGGCCGTCGCCAGCCGCGCCGCGATGCCTTGGAACTCCGCGAACGCCTGGTCGGCCGAAACGCCGTCGCGCAATCGGCCGAACACCTCCAGGAAGGTGCCCTGCCCGCGCTCCAACTCGAGCGCGTCCGTGCGCATCGGCACCCACACTTCCTCAGCCACCGGAAACCGGAATCCCTCCGGCATCACTCCCACTATGGTGGTGGGCTCGCCGTTGACCGACTCGACCCTGCCCACCACCTCGGGGCTCGACTCGTAGCGGTCACGCCAGACCTCGTGGCCGATCAGCATGACCTGCTCTGCCGACGGCGCGTCTTCGCCTTCGCGGAACAGCCGGCCGAGCGCCGGCTGGACGCCGAGCATGTTGAAGCTGTTCGCTGAGATGAATGCGCCGTCGAAGCGCTCGGGCGTCTCCGATCCGGCCACGTTCACGGTGCCCTGGAAGAAGGCGGCGAGCTGGGCGAAGCTCGTCTGCTGTTCCTCCCAGTCGAGATAGTCGTGGATCGGCACGCCCATGCTCTCGATGTCCTCGGACGGGTTGGCGCGTTCCACGTGCAGGATGCGATCGGGCGATTCGAACGGCAGGCCCTTGATCAGCGCGCCGTACACGATGCTGAACATCATCGTGGTCAGGCCGATGCCGAGCGCGAGCGCGACTACCGCGAGAATCGAGGAGGCCGGGTTCTTCCCGAGCATGCGAGCGGCGTAGCGGACGTCGTTGCCGAATGAGGCCATGTCGTTACTTTGGGCCGAGGACAGCGTTCGGGGGATGGCAGGTGCGGCGCCTTCTCCCCCGTGACCTGCGGCCCTACGCAGGCTGCGCCGCGGCGGTTTCAGGGGTAAGACCATGACCGATTCGGAGCCCCAGCCCGTCCCGCCCACGACTTCGGTGCTGACCGCGCTCGGGCGCGGATTGCTGCTGCGCTGCCCGCGCTGCGGCGCCGGCGACTTGTTCGCGTCCTGGGTCAAGCCGCGCGAGGCGTGCGAAAACTGCGGGCTGAAGCTGGACCGCGGGGAGGGGGACTATTTCCTGGGCGCGTACATGGTCAACCTCCTGGTGGCGGAGATCGTGCCGGCGCTCACGCTGGTGATCGGCATCGTGGTGACCTGGCCGGAGGTGCCGTGGCGGCTGCTGGGGGGAATCGTGGTGGGGCTGGCCGTGGCCCTGCCCTTCCTGTTCTTTCCCTTCTCGCGCACGCTGTGGCTGGCGCTCGACTCCACCTTCCGCCGCTCCTGACCGTGGCCGCGGGCACGCCTACTCGATGCGCACGGCCTGCTCGGCCGAAACGAACGCGACGTCGCGCAGCGTAGGAAACCGCAGGAACGTATCCAGTCCGGTTTCGCGCAGGCGCTTTTCGGTGAAGCCCACCACCACCAGGTCCGCGTCGGCGCTGCGCCGCTCCACGAGCGCGTGGAAGTCCGTGCCCTTGCCGGTCGGCAGGATGCGCAGGTTCTTCCGGCTCACGGGAATGCGGCCGTCTTGGATCATGCCCTGGAGGCGCTCGGTTTGCGCCGCCACTTCGTCGCCCGGCACGGCCGCGAAGATGGACATCTCTCCGTGCCGCCAGTCCTCGTGCCCGAGCAGGATGTAGCTCATCAGAATCATGAGCGCGGCGTTGCCGTAGTCGTTCCAGGTCAGCCACACGTGCAGGTCGCGGCGGTCGCCGAAGAAGTGGTCGCCGTGCCTCAGCACGACCCGGTTCATCCCCGTGGGGCTGGCCATCTCGCACGCGCGCGTCACCTCGTCCACGACCGCCCGTTCGTCGTGCACGGAGAACTCGAACATCACGGTGTTGTTCTCCATGCCGGAGACTCCGGGCACCTGCAGGCTCTGCGCGAGCGCCGACCCCATGGACGGGCTGATGATGGTGTCCACGTAGACCGCGCTCGACTTCTTCCTGGCTGACTCCATGAGCTGCGGCATCACCTGCTTCGCTTCGGCGACCGTGGTCGAGTTGAGGTAACCGGGGATGTAGTGCAGGTACGTGCCGAAGCCGTACCGGTGCCCGAGCCACGACAGGAACCGGAACGGCGCCGCGCGGTCGAACGTGCGGGGCGTGATCATGATGACGCTGGGGCGCCAGTCCCCGGTGCGCCACTTCTGGATGCGGATCTGCAGATACCGCGACGCCTGCGTCATGACGCCGTGGAAGATCGCGGCCAGGTCGTCGGCCTCCGCTCCCCGCGCTGACCGGATGACGAAGTACAACCCGCCCATCACCCCCAGCGCGAGCAGCGCGAACAGCAGATCCATCTGGATCATCAGCAGCAGGCACATGATCGCGCCGAGCAGGCTGAGCCACCACTTGGAGCGGAACACGGGTCGGTAGCCGGGACGGGCGGCGAAATGCTCCAGGAAGCTGATCGCGCACAGCGCGCCGTACGTCACCATGAAGAACATGGACACGATGCGGGCGACGAGATTGACGGAGCCGAAGAGGACCACCACGATCGCGATGACGGCGGTGACGATGGTCGCGTTGCGCGGCTCGTTGGAGTTGCCGACGCCGTCCGACAGATACCGGTTGGGGCCGGTGAGCGGCACCACGCGATCCGCCGCGATCGCCTGCAGCGTGCGGGGCGCCACCAGGATCGACCCCAGCGCCGAGGACAGGGTCGCCGCCGCCAGTCCGATGGGTATGATTGGGCCCCACACGGCGATCCGGCTCATTACCAGGGGGTCGGCCACGAGCGCCGCGGGCGACGCCGACATCGCCAGCTTCACCACGAGCGCGAAGTACACGAGCATGCCGACCACTCCGGCCGACATGACCCCCAGGGGTATGGAGCGGCTGGGGTTGGCGAGGTCGCCGGACAGGCCGACTCCGGCGGTCATCCCGGTGAAGGCCGGAAAGCAGATGGCGAACACGAGCATGAAGTCGTCGGACCCCGCGACGCGGTCCAGAAGCC
It includes:
- a CDS encoding amino acid permease, translating into MDHSRVGAAATGTNGNARSGHGFGTAPVFLASISTILGAIMFLRFGYAVGNVGMLGAFAIIVIGHMVTIPTALAIAEIATNRKVEGGGEYFIISRSFGVSIGGAIGIALFLSQAISVAFYMIAFAEAFRPLTGVLERSLGLGFDPRLVSIPATLALVALMLTRGAHVGVKALYVVVGTLAASLILFFLGSPIGGSGEAGAGLLDRVAGSDDFMLVFAICFPAFTGMTAGVGLSGDLANPSRSIPLGVMSAGVVGMLVYFALVVKLAMSASPAALVADPLVMSRIAVWGPIIPIGLAAATLSSALGSILVAPRTLQAIAADRVVPLTGPNRYLSDGVGNSNEPRNATIVTAVIAIVVVLFGSVNLVARIVSMFFMVTYGALCAISFLEHFAARPGYRPVFRSKWWLSLLGAIMCLLLMIQMDLLFALLALGVMGGLYFVIRSARGAEADDLAAIFHGVMTQASRYLQIRIQKWRTGDWRPSVIMITPRTFDRAAPFRFLSWLGHRYGFGTYLHYIPGYLNSTTVAEAKQVMPQLMESARKKSSAVYVDTIISPSMGSALAQSLQVPGVSGMENNTVMFEFSVHDERAVVDEVTRACEMASPTGMNRVVLRHGDHFFGDRRDLHVWLTWNDYGNAALMILMSYILLGHEDWRHGEMSIFAAVPGDEVAAQTERLQGMIQDGRIPVSRKNLRILPTGKGTDFHALVERRSADADLVVVGFTEKRLRETGLDTFLRFPTLRDVAFVSAEQAVRIE
- a CDS encoding DUF983 domain-containing protein encodes the protein MTDSEPQPVPPTTSVLTALGRGLLLRCPRCGAGDLFASWVKPREACENCGLKLDRGEGDYFLGAYMVNLLVAEIVPALTLVIGIVVTWPEVPWRLLGGIVVGLAVALPFLFFPFSRTLWLALDSTFRRS